A genomic segment from Triticum dicoccoides isolate Atlit2015 ecotype Zavitan chromosome 1A, WEW_v2.0, whole genome shotgun sequence encodes:
- the LOC119285471 gene encoding uclacyanin 1-like: MGTKALILITVTVTMLGTALSASHTVGALDGSWDLQTNYSQWVSRIRFIKGDELKFQYSAVVHNVVEVSKMGYDSCNGSNPIETFPTGNNVVPLATIGTRYFICGVSRHYDAGMKVEVNVKSKEVRTVQRCQRTGNRRRCQSETVLSSAAAAGVDQSTMARLGLIVVAAGLTLFF; encoded by the coding sequence ATGGGGACCAAAGCTCTTATTCTAATCACCGTGACCGTGACCATGCTTGGGACGGCCCTCAGCGCCAGCCACACCGTGGGCGCGTTGGACGGGTCGTGGGACCTTCAGACCAACTACTCCCAGTGGGTTTCGAGAATTAGGTTCATCAAGGGCGATGAGCTCAAGTTCCAGTACTCCGCCGTCGTGCACAACGTGGTGGAGGTGAGCAAGATGGGATATGACTCCTGCAACGGCTCCAACCCCATAGAGACTTTCCCGACCGGTAACAATGTTGTTCCGCTTGCTACCATCGGGACCCGGTATTTCATCTGCGGCGTCTCCAGGCACTACGACGCCGGCATGAAGGTCGAGGTCAATGTCAAGTCGAAAGAAGTGCGGACTGTGCAGCGGTGCCAACGGACAGGGAATCGACGTCGCTGCCAGTCCGAGACAGTATTAAGCTCAGCTGCGGCGGCTGGCGTTGATCAGTCTACTATGGCCCGGCTCGGTCTGATAGTTGTTGCGGCCGGTCTTACGTTGTTCTTTTAG